Proteins found in one Planctomycetota bacterium genomic segment:
- a CDS encoding chemotaxis response regulator protein-glutamate methylesterase, with translation MLSQPSGKPIRVLVVDDSALVRQILTRELSAAPDIDVVAGAPDPYVARDKIVALKPDVVTLDVEMPRMDGLTFLRHLMQSRPTPTIVVSSLTPKGSRSAVEALESGAVDVLCKPNGAISVGDLSRQLIDKIRIAAKAKVSARKPVTTGGPIVRTSMAETTDRIFAIGASTGGVQALTAVLTRFPSNAPGCVLVQHMPAAFTANFARRLSDLCQVNVSEAKSGDSVLPGHVLVAPGDHHMRLARSGARYYVELVGGPPVHHQKPAVDVLFDSVAKVAGVNAVGAILTGMGADGASGLLAMRKAGARTLAQDEATSTVYGMPGEAAKVGASEKTVPLDKVAETMMAFCAITKRAA, from the coding sequence ATGCTCAGCCAGCCAAGCGGAAAGCCGATTCGCGTCCTCGTCGTCGACGACTCGGCGCTGGTCCGTCAGATCCTGACACGCGAGCTGTCTGCTGCCCCGGACATCGATGTCGTCGCCGGCGCGCCCGACCCATATGTCGCGCGCGACAAGATCGTCGCGCTCAAGCCAGACGTCGTCACGCTCGACGTCGAGATGCCGCGAATGGACGGCCTGACCTTCCTGCGGCATCTGATGCAAAGCCGCCCGACGCCGACGATCGTCGTCAGCTCGCTCACGCCCAAGGGCTCGCGATCGGCCGTTGAGGCGCTGGAGTCTGGTGCCGTCGACGTGCTGTGCAAGCCGAACGGAGCGATCAGCGTCGGCGATCTGTCGAGGCAACTCATCGACAAGATTCGCATCGCTGCCAAGGCCAAGGTTTCAGCACGCAAGCCTGTGACCACCGGCGGCCCGATCGTCCGGACCAGCATGGCCGAGACGACGGATCGCATCTTCGCGATCGGTGCCAGCACGGGCGGCGTGCAGGCGCTCACTGCCGTGCTGACACGCTTCCCGAGCAACGCACCCGGCTGCGTCCTCGTCCAGCACATGCCGGCCGCCTTCACGGCGAACTTCGCACGACGCCTGAGCGACCTGTGCCAGGTCAACGTGTCCGAAGCCAAGAGCGGCGACAGCGTGCTGCCGGGTCACGTGCTGGTCGCGCCAGGCGATCACCACATGCGACTGGCGCGAAGCGGCGCCCGCTACTACGTCGAGCTTGTCGGAGGCCCACCTGTCCATCACCAGAAGCCCGCAGTCGATGTGCTGTTCGACAGCGTTGCCAAGGTCGCCGGTGTCAATGCGGTGGGTGCGATCTTGACGGGCATGGGTGCCGATGGGGCTTCGGGCTTGCTAGCCATGCGAAAGGCCGGAGCTCGGACGCTTGCCCAGGACGAGGCGACCAGCACCGTCTACGGCATGCCCGGCGAAGCCGCGAAAGTCGGAGCATCCGAGAAGACTGTCCCGCTCGACAAGGTCGCCGAGACGATGATGGCGTTCTGTGCGATCACCAAGCGCGCCGCCTGA
- a CDS encoding response regulator: MDSQTTTPTDTTQPTSGLRILVVDDSKMTRAMIRRSIMLSGVEAEIDEACDGLEALDRLRENSGYGVCFLDLNMPRLGGVEVAKAVCGDEAMNTRIVIVSSEAMAKRIDDLREAGVAGYIRKPFKPEAIRDVLTRIAA, from the coding sequence ATGGACTCCCAAACGACGACACCCACAGACACGACGCAGCCGACCAGCGGCTTGCGCATCCTCGTGGTCGACGACTCGAAGATGACCCGCGCGATGATCCGTCGGAGCATCATGCTCAGCGGCGTCGAGGCGGAGATCGACGAGGCTTGCGATGGGCTCGAAGCCCTCGACCGCCTGCGCGAAAACTCGGGCTACGGCGTCTGCTTCCTCGACCTCAACATGCCGCGACTGGGCGGCGTCGAGGTCGCCAAGGCCGTCTGTGGGGACGAGGCCATGAATACGCGGATCGTCATTGTCAGCAGCGAAGCAATGGCCAAGCGCATCGACGACCTGCGTGAAGCAGGCGTTGCCGGGTACATCCGAAAGCCCTTCAAGCCCGAGGCCATCCGAGACGTCCTGACTCGCATCGCCGCCTGA
- a CDS encoding chemotaxis protein CheD, with amino-acid sequence MSQPQPASTSATAGQIVVGISDFKTTGDARAMLVTHSLGSCIGVAAHCPARKISGLLHFQLPEAAMDASRAQNEPAMFADTGLDALIQAMQRRGADTKRLQIRLAGGAKMLSTSTFDIGKRNHLAIRKALWKHGLFVAAENCGGSSARTLYMRCSDGAVRLRMDGKVVAL; translated from the coding sequence GTGTCCCAACCGCAGCCAGCTTCCACCTCCGCAACCGCCGGCCAAATCGTCGTCGGGATCTCGGACTTCAAGACCACCGGCGACGCCCGTGCGATGCTCGTGACGCACTCTCTCGGCTCGTGCATCGGCGTTGCCGCCCACTGCCCGGCTCGAAAGATCAGCGGCCTGCTGCACTTCCAACTGCCCGAGGCTGCGATGGACGCCAGCCGAGCCCAGAACGAACCGGCCATGTTCGCGGACACCGGACTCGACGCGTTGATTCAGGCGATGCAGAGGCGAGGAGCCGACACGAAACGTCTTCAGATTCGTCTGGCTGGCGGGGCGAAGATGCTCTCCACCAGCACCTTCGACATCGGCAAACGCAATCACCTCGCGATCCGCAAAGCCCTCTGGAAGCACGGCCTGTTCGTCGCCGCGGAGAACTGCGGCGGCTCGTCCGCCAGAACGCTGTACATGCGGTGCAGCGATGGCGCTGTTCGACTCCGCATGGATGGAAAGGTCGTCGCGCTCTAG
- a CDS encoding protein-glutamate O-methyltransferase CheR, protein MTSATISTPTEAIVLNDKDFHFIRDLLRRKVGIDLSDDKRELVRSRLAKRVRALGCTSLKSYVDTHIRPTTAAEKPEFTHFIDALSTNLTSFFREPVHFDFLRKTVLPNVLRSKRTVRGWCCACSTGEEPYSLAMTLLETADQSHDIRLLATDISTKVLAEAVNGVYPLKRLTNVSTHLRGKYFEPRRLPDGTSALAATPTMRSLITFRRLNLMDRLPFRGPLDFAFCRNVMIYFDRPTREALVGRISAVLAPGGYLFTGHSESLSGQSHALTQVAPAVYRKSP, encoded by the coding sequence ATGACTTCCGCCACCATCAGCACGCCGACCGAGGCAATTGTGCTGAATGACAAGGACTTCCACTTCATTCGCGACCTTCTTCGTCGGAAGGTCGGAATCGACCTGAGCGACGATAAACGCGAGTTGGTGCGTTCCCGGCTGGCCAAGCGCGTCCGAGCGCTCGGCTGCACTTCGCTCAAAAGCTACGTCGACACCCACATCCGACCCACAACGGCTGCGGAGAAGCCGGAGTTCACGCACTTCATCGATGCGCTGAGCACCAACCTCACAAGCTTCTTCCGCGAGCCCGTCCACTTCGACTTTCTTCGCAAGACTGTGCTGCCAAACGTTCTGCGTTCCAAGCGAACGGTGCGCGGTTGGTGTTGCGCCTGCAGCACCGGCGAAGAGCCGTACTCGCTCGCGATGACGCTGCTCGAGACGGCCGATCAGTCGCACGACATCCGGCTGCTGGCGACCGATATCTCGACAAAAGTCCTCGCTGAGGCCGTCAACGGCGTTTATCCGCTGAAGCGGCTGACGAACGTGTCGACGCATCTCCGCGGCAAGTACTTCGAGCCACGTCGCCTGCCGGACGGCACGAGTGCCCTCGCGGCGACGCCGACGATGCGGTCGCTCATCACGTTTCGACGGTTGAATCTGATGGACCGCCTGCCATTTCGCGGTCCGCTCGACTTTGCGTTCTGTCGCAACGTGATGATCTACTTCGACCGGCCGACGCGTGAGGCGCTCGTTGGTCGGATCAGTGCGGTGCTTGCACCGGGTGGTTACCTCTTTACCGGTCACAGCGAGTCGTTGTCGGGGCAGTCGCACGCCCTGACACAAGTCGCGCCGGCCGTTTACCGAAAGTCGCCGTAG